A single region of the Brachypodium distachyon strain Bd21 chromosome 3, Brachypodium_distachyon_v3.0, whole genome shotgun sequence genome encodes:
- the LOC100822255 gene encoding protein GRAVITROPIC IN THE LIGHT 1 codes for MLQKFALAFKTKTIEFFAEEEEDEYAAAGEGGVLAGQRVVVLKPDPQNPSPVVGGEGDGEGVLASSEDAAVEAALATASLFQAAYLHLQAAHSPFLPDAAAAADALAVSHLRRLSELKRLASGAPAEGDGPLTAHLEDQVRENQALLRSFDAVVNRLQAALDAKDTAAAALRWEHAALADGNARLAGRLDRALAPQPGAGGGDALGAMLSASVFDSVLRDALRVAHRFTRALAELLRCAGWDLTNAAAAAYPGIAYSKHGHCRYALLSRVCLSMFDGFDSYQFGAASDDGGALEGIELAIRRNESLQQFIEHSDTDPIELMHSSPDCEFAQFCDRKYKQLIHPGIESSLFGNSECGALPVLAAAGPLYELFITMASSIWTLHRLAWAYDPAVGIFQVSRGTEYSSVYMESIVRPNTFSASKEVGKTVRPKVGFTVVPGFRLGGTVLQCRVYLEP; via the coding sequence ATGCTCCAGAAGTTCGCTCTCGCGTTCAAGACCAAGACCATCGAGTTCttcgccgaggaggaggaggacgagtatgcggcggcgggggagggcgGGGTCCTCGCTGGCCAACGGGTGGTTGTGCTGAAGCCCGACCCGCAGAACCCTAGCCCTGTCGTCGGCGGGGAAGGGGATGGGGAGGGCGTGCTTGCGTCCAGCGAGGATGCGGCCGTAGAGGCGGCGCTCGCGACGGCGTCGTTGTTCCAGGCGGCGTACCTGCACCTGCAAGCGGCGCACTCGCCGTTCCTGCcggacgccgcggcggcggcggacgcccTTGCTGTTTCGCACCTCCGGAGGCTGTCCGAGCTAAAGCGGCTCGCGTCGGGCGCGCCGGCAGAGGGGGATGGGCCCCTCACGGCCCACCTCGAGGACCAGGTGCGCGAGAACCAGGCGCTGCTGCGGTCGTTCGACGCCGTGGTGAATCGCCTCCAGGCCGCGCTCGACGCCAAGGacaccgcggccgccgctcttCGCTGGGAGCACGCGGCGCTGGCGGACGGCAACGCGCGCCTCGCTGGGCGCCTCGACCGCGCCCTCGCGCCACAGCCGGGCGCAGGTGGCGGCGACGCCTTGGGTGCCATGCTGTCCGCGAGCGTCTTCGACTCCGTCCTACGCGATGCTCTCCGCGTCGCCCACCGCTTCACCCGTGCGCTCGCCGAGCTCCTCAGATGTGCTGGATGGGACCTGACTAACGCCGCAGCAGCTGCCTACCCTGGTATTGCCTACTCCAAGCATGGCCATTGCCGCTACGCCCTTCTGTCCCGTGTCTGCCTGTCCATGTTTGACGGCTTCGACTCCTACCAATTCGGTGCCGCAAGTGATGATGGTGGAGCCCTTGAAGGGATTGAGCTCGCAATTCGCAGGAATGAATCATTGCAGCAATTCATTGAGCACTCTGATACAGACCCCATCGAGCTCATGCATTCAAGCCCTGACTGTGAATTCGCCCAATTTTGCGATCGGAAGTACAAACAGCTTATCCATCCAGGCATTGAGTCTTCATTGTTTGGGAATTCAGAATGCGGGGCATTGCCAGTGTTGGCTGCAGCAGGTCCTCTCTATGAGCTGTTCATCACAATGGCAAGCTCAATATGGACACTCCACAGGTTGGCCTGGGCGTATGACCCAGCAGTCGGCATATTCCAGGTTAGCCGAGGCACAGAGTACTCGTCGGTTTACATGGAGAGCATCGTGCGTCCGAATACATTTTCAGCAAGCAAAGAGGTCGGGAAGACGGTGCGTCCAAAGGTCGGGTTCACCGTGGTGCCGGGCTTCCGGCTTGGCGGGACGGTGCTCCAATGTCGGGTGTACTTAGAGCCCTAG